The nucleotide window GCTCATAACACCCACCACAGAGTTGATTCCAGGGTTTAATGGGGGCCCCCCGTCATCTCCATTCCCACTCTGCAGGATCCAGACTTTGAATGTCCACGTGCCCCACTTCCACCTGAAGTTCATTGCCGATTTTGGGGTGCGCATGTTGGTAGCAGCCAATTTTACTTTCAAAGTCTTTCGGTGAGTGGCTCTCCTGGAGGACGGGGGTAGCGGTGGGCAGAAGGATTTTCAGGGACGCTCTGAGGggcagagtgaggggaggggggctAGCAATTGCCAGGTCCTGTGCTCGAGTCTTCCACTCCCTGTCCAGTGCTCTTTCCCACCCTTCCGCGGGGGAGCGAGACAGTGAGAATTTGAGAACCTGGGTCCTGCTCCGCAGCTGTGTAAGCTGGCAGCCGGTTCACCCCTGCAGCCCTCAGTCTCCCgctctgtgaaatgggatgaaACTCTGCAGCACGGCTTTGAGGGATGCAGTGAACAGCTCCACTGCTGGAATTAAAATCACACCTCCCCTTGCACAGTGCaaggcacagagtaggtgctcagtaaatgtagCTGTTGGAATTATTTCTATGTATCAGCTACTTTGTATGTGTTTGATTTCCAAACTACTGGCTGGGCACTCAGAGGGATCTCTTATTGGAACTCCTCTGTGCTGACACTACCATTGTGTGAGTGctcacggggggtgggggtgagggtggggggcaggctccacgcagggcaTTTTCACACGGCTACCTCACAGACAGCTCAGCACAGCCTCGAGAGATAGGTGCCGTCACTCTTATGTCCATCTGACAGAAGAGGATACTGAGGCCTAGTATGGGGAGTGACCGGCCCAGGGcctcacagagagagggggctggGATCCAGACTTCACACCCATCTGCTGCAATGTCTGTGAGCCCGAGTGGAGTTTAGAGGGCCCTGAGCCTGTCCCAGGGGTGCCCAGTGGGGAGCAGGCTCGGGCTGGGGGTTTGCAGGGTAGGCTGTGCTGGGCGGTGCCGCCGGGGCTCAGGAATGGTGTCGCGCAGAGTCCCGGAGCCCCTGAAGCTGGTGCTGCCCGTGGTACTGCTGGCCGacgcccaggtggcccagggctCCATCCGGACCCCCGTGGTCAGCATCTCTGCCTGCTTCGCACTCTTCAACAGTGCCGCGGTGCTGGATGGCAGTACCAGGTGAGTGCCTGGCGAGGGCTGGGCTGCAGAGTCCGCCACCGAGGCTCTGGGGCCTCTTCTTGAGCTTCCCACTCAAGCTTTCACCCAGTTGCCACAAGGGGCCCAAGAGACACCCGTTTTATGGCTGAGGACACTGAGATTCAGGGAAGGGGAGAATGTGCAGCCAGGCCATGTCCCTCTACTGCATCCCGCCCCCCTGCAGCACATGATGACATGTGCCAGCCGTTACTACTGTACTCAGGGAGGCCTGATGTGGCTATCCTGGGCCTCGGAGGGCTGTCCCCCGCTGCAGAGACGGGGATCCTGAGGTCCAGGGGGCTGGGAGCCGTCAACCTCACTGTGAGTGGGGGCTGCCTCCAAAGCTGCCGGCGGCTCCCACCTccagagcacctgctgtgtgcagggCAGCCTCCAAGCCCTTTACTACATCACAGCGGCCCAGCCAGGAAGGTGTAAGTATTCCCTCCATTTTCCAAGGGGCACAGAacagttaagtgacttgcttaagTTGACACAGCTGACAAACGGTCGGGGGGAGGTTCAACCCCTGTAGCCTGACTCACCTCCTGCATTATGTCTACCTTCTCATACTTGAGCTAGGTGGGCATTTGGAACTGGCCTTTTTCCCTCAGAGGGGACCGGGCATAAAGCCATTCACGCTTGTGTCCAGCAGTCGTCACGAGTTACACATGACTCCTCACCGTTCCCATGGGCCGTGGCTGCTCACAGGAAGGAAAGCCCAGGAGTTAATGGCATTAAAACACAGCTGCCATCCACCTACCTCCCCTGAGAGGCAATTCAGTGAGCTTGGGCTGCGACTTGGATCAACATTTATGAATAGATGAAGAAGAggtgatgcacacacacacacacgaatattactcaaccataaaaaagaatgaaatcttaccatttgcaggatggagctagagagtacaatgctaaacgaaataagtcactcagaaaaagacaaatatcctatgatttcactcatatgtggaatttaaaaaacaaatcagcaagtggaaaaaaaaagagagagagaggcaaaccaagaaacagactcttaactatagaaaactgagggtcaccagaggggaggggtgggggatggctGAACTGGGTGAcgggattaaagagtgcacttgtcgtgatgagcactgggtgatgcatggaagtgctgaatcactatattgtacacctgaaactaatattacactgtaggctaactaactgaaatttaaataacaacttAAAGAAACCCCAAGGAACCATGGTTTCCTATGGATCCCTGCTGAGAAACAACTTAGACCCATCTTCCATCGttcagaggggaaactgaggcacagaatgagGAAGGAACTTTACTAGGTGTGTCACAGAGAATTGGAGCCCAAGCAGGAAGCACCCCCAGCTTCCTGGGTTCAGAGTGACCATGAAGCCAGCTGGCCAACAATGTGGCTGAGTCTTGGCTTTTGCAGGgtcttctctgtctcccccaaGCCTGGCCTCAGTAGCATGTTTTGGCCACTTCCAAACCTCAAAACCAGTGACCTCTTCTTTGAggctcggtttcctcatctgtggggACAATGGTGCTGGCACCGTGTCTGGCACACGGCAAGGGGTGGAATGGGACTCACTGGCCCCCGGCTCAGAGGAGACACTTCTCTCTCAGACAGTGGCTCTGCAGGAGAAACGGGCCCGAATGCACGAGCCGGAGCTCAGgagcgctttctctctctctttctcagcgTGGCCCCTGGGCTGCTGGTCCTGGTGCAGAATCATATTAAAGCTGTCCTGCGGAACAAGGTACAGGACCCCCTACCAGGTCTCCCAGGAAGGAGGGCCTTGCTAACCTCAGTAGACATGCTGAATGAAAGGAGTATTGCGGGCGTGGGAGAGATTGGGATTCTtactgctttttaatttaaaaaaaaaaaaagatttaatttatttatttgagaaagagagcacaagcagggggaggggcagagtgagagggtgaagcagactctctgctgagcagggagcctgactcggggcttgatcccaggactctgggatcatgacctgagctaaaggcagatgcttaactgactgagccacccaggtgcccctgttattgttttttgtttgtttgtttgtttgtttgtttgtttgtttgtttgttttaatagaaGACTGTTCATGGGGCTTCTCCATTCTCCCACGAGGCAGGAGGAGCCTGGGGTGATGGTCCAGGACAGTAATGGAGAAGCCTAATAAGGGTGGGCTCAGGGGGTTGCTCTTGAGCCAGCCCCAGTCCATGCTGGAGCATGGGGAGGAGACAGTGCTTTCAAGGGCCACGTGGCTtatgaaaaagagacaaaatgaaagTGGACAAGAGCATGGGCACTGGCTTCAATCCTGGTCCTCTCCTTCCTAGCTGTGGCACTTGGATGAATCACCTAACCTCCGTCTGCCCCCAACTCCACACCTGTAATACAGAGGGTAAACCTCTCTCGGAGTTGTTTGTGGGGGTTGAGCACATTAACATCCATAAGGAGTTTAGAACAGTTTTGGCGGAGTGGGCACTGTGATTGCTGTTGCTATCTCAGCTCTTGTCATTAGCAGCCTGTGGCCGACCTGGTGAGAGATGGTTTCCTCCGGGCCTAGGGTCCCACAGCCAAGGGGGAGCCACTTCTCCATCTCTGCCCTTTTACACTCCACCCCATCTCCTGATCTGGTCCCTACAACCCCAGATCAACCCACTCGATGCCATCCCACCCAGCAGAGGTGGGCCCCAGCATTTCCATcttgcagatgaggagactgaggcccgaGGCTGAAGGCAGTACAGCCTGACCTGGCCCTCCACCGGCCCAGCCTCCTCAGCTCCGCCTGGACCAGGCTTTGACTACCCTTAGCCTTGTGgtctctcctctgccccacctTCGATCCCACTGACCCCAGCTTAATACACTTCTTGGGCTTCCCACTGCACCCAGGGGAACTCCAGGCTTCCTTGCTGACCACCGCCTGTCTTCACCACATGTAGTGCCcatccctaccccacccccacccctgctggcccTCTCCTGTTCTTTCCTTGATGCCCATGGGCCCTAGCTTCTCCTCCGAATCCTCAGTGCCCCGGAGAGGAGCCAGAAGATGCCCACTGGTAGGTAGAGGAAAGGTGGGACTCCAGGCCGCGGCATGCAGGCTGGAGGAGGCTTCCAGACTGGGACCCTAGAGTCTCACGGTCTCACCGCTTCAGCCCAAGCACCCTCTTCACCAGCCTCCACCTCTGTTTTGCCGCAGCTATGCCTGAGCATCTCCAACCTGGTGCAGGGCCTCAACGTGCACCTGGGCACTTTAATTGGTAAGATCTGGGAGCCCAGGGGGAGGGGACTGGGGCCTCTGAGCTCCACTGGGGCCCCCAAGATCCTTTAAAGATCAACCTCCGGTCAGGGTTGACTCTGGGAGATTAATCATAGGATGACTGAATAGGTACTGATGAACTCAGGGAATCTCCAAATTCTAGAATCAAGTCTTTGAAtgtttagtgtgtgtgtgtgcaagtgtgcaagtgtgtatgcatgtatgcgGAGGGGAGGCAGAGTACATTCAGTTTGCGGTTGTCTCCTCCCCTGCCTGGAGACTCAGAGACCCCATCCTCCTCTGGTTTTGCTCCCACATCTCCCACATTCTTTGGCGGACTCTCCCCGCTGGCACATTGTGGCTGGGGCCATTCTATTCCATTTCCTCTGGACACCTCCTCCTGGAGGTCTCACGGGCTCTGATTCAGCACATCCCCAGCAGAACTCAAGCACTTCTGCTCAAAAGTGCCCTCACCCCTGCTTCCGTTCTCTGGGGCCATTCACCCACCTGGAGGCaagcctccctctcccctgtccttAGAGGCTTGttcatctctgatttttctgGGGCTCCTCATACTCAGGGTACTAGGAGTGTACTATGAGAAAGTCCCGTAGGCTGACCTCCCCACAAGCAGACCCTAAGATGTTAGGGTAAGTGGCTTGAATGGGGTGAGTCCCCAGGGtgctggtggggaaggggggcagcaacgcaggggaggaaggggtgtTCTTGAGCAGGCACTGCTGTGGGCAGCTGGGGCTCACTGCCACCCAGGGGCTCTTGGAGACTGCGGAGTAGGTGCCTGCGTCCTCCCCGTACACCACTCCCGGTCACCGCCCCACTGCCCGCTGCGCCTTCTCCACCACTGCAGGCGGGTGCCCAGGGCTCGCAGCCACCGTGCACGGTCCACACAGAAGCGTGGCCACGGTGGTGGCCTCTGCGAGGCTCCATCAGGACTTCATCTTACACTACGAAGCTAAAAGCTATGAGAGCCGGCCAGCCTCATCCTGTTTTCAGTAGTATTTATCAACATTAATAACACCCTGCCTATCCCCAGACTGGCCAAAAATGTATCCTTTGTTAATTTGGGGGGTGATATGTTCTCGGGGATCCCTGAGCAAAATCCAGGGTTCCCTCTGTTTTCCCACAGACCTGTTTTGAAGATGCTCCTGTGTGAAGCACCTTCTTCTATCTAGTGGCTTTGCCTGGGATTCTAGGGCCTCCCTCAGGTCCATTGACTTTGTAAAATCCCGAGCTGTTGACTGTGGTCAGCTACACTCTGCAATTGGTTGGCCTTGCTCTGACTTAGGGGTTTACATCTAATGGTCACAGGGTGTGGGGTAGGTGTGTGGGAGTGGGTGTGCCGGGACAGGAGGCAGGGCGGCATGTTGAGTCCATGTTTATCTGtggtgggttctttttttttttaagattttatttatttacttgacagagagcacaagcagggggagggggagaagcagactccctacagagcagggagcccgatgcaggattccatccctggaccctgggatcctgacctgagttcaaggcagacacttaaccgactgagccactcagatggcTAAACCCCCCTGTGGTGGGTTCTTTAGTGAATATCTTCATATCAAGCTAGCTTTGGCTTTCTTGTGCAAACTTTTAACAACAGTCCTACAAGGTGGCATTAGTATCCCCggtttatagatgaggaattgGAGGCTCTGAGTCTCAAATCCATAGTGTGGTCATGAACTGACCACAGTTCAGTTCAGTTCAGAAGGTCATGAACTGACTCATGCTGGCTTTCTCCTCTTTACATGTGACCCACTGCTCTGCCTCTACTTCATGGCCCAGCTCACAGTTCCTCAGGGAACATTCCTGGATTACGCCCACCCCCCTCTTCACCATAACTCCCATATTACCTTAACAGAAGGCACCAAAAAGGCAAGGAAACGCGACCTGGAATAAAACAACATGAAGTTAAATTCTGGTTTTGTTGCTCcaatgctgtgtgaccttagggaaGTCACGCCATCTCTCTGAGTCTAAATATTTCAATCCCCCcccaaaaccccacaaaacaatgGGGCTCAGAattcctgcttctcccctgtGCTGCTAGCAGACCGCATAGGCTAAGTGCCTGGTGGATGACAGGCTCAGTCAACATtcatccctcccttcttcctcagtGGGGTTCTCTCCATCAAGAcgccttggaaaaaaaaaaaaaagagacgcCTTGGAATTGGGTTCATAGCAAAGACCGGCTCTTGTCCTTTgctttgaggaattaaaaaaaaaaatctagtaaaggAAATCTAAGCATTCAGGCCTAGGGGACTGTTTACATGAGTCATGTGTGCCTACAGTGTGGGGTGACAGGAGCCACTAAAACGCACAGCTTACAGGGGCATTTTAATCACCTGGCAACATGCCTGGCAAAATGCTGTATAATAAAAGCTAATAGGgctgtttgggtggctcagtggttgagcatctgcctttggctcatgtcatgatcccaggtgatcccaggatcctgggattgagtcccgcattgggctccccacagggggcctacttctccctctgcctatgtctctgcctctctctttgtgtttctcatgaataaataaataaaaatcttaaaaaaaaagctaatatttactgTAGCATtcttagctccattttacagatgaagaaatggaggcagtCTGCCTTGAGGGCTGTGCCCTTACCTAGGCTATAATGACACTCCGTAAAGACAACAGAGAAGGGCACGAAGCTACTGAGCTTCACCACAGCTTTGctgagggagggacagatgggGGGCTGTTTGTCTCTACAGAAGAAAATTCCGAAAGAAATGCACTTGAGGTTCTgagctatgtatttttttcatctttcaaaaatgtCTATATGTCCACAGGgaatatgaattattttacatttttcatgtttttagtcatcttaaaaacatatagtaatttattctttttagtgtCCTGTCCTCTGAGTTTTGATGAATGTATACAGTTGTGTGACCACCACCAAACTCAAAATACAGAACATCTCTCCAGCTTCTCAAATCCCTCTGAGCTTCTCCCCTCCTGCCACCTCGATCTGAGCTGTAGAATTGGAATCATACTATATCGCTTTTACAATTGCAAGAGATTTCCAAAACAttggaggaaataaaatgattattattactttatttatttttttagattttatttatttattcatgagagacacagagagagaggcagagacataggcagagggagaagtaggctccatgcagggagcccaatgcgggactcgatcccgggtctccaggatcacaccctgagccaaaggcagatgctcagccactgaggcatccaggtgtcccaaagaaataaaattaaatccagAAGAGACATTAGAAAATCAGACAGAAATCtaacatgtgtgcatgtgtacatgcacgtgtacacacacacacccttggtCATCCAGAGCTTTTGAAGACCTATTGCTAAAAGCTGGGCTTTCCTGACAGTGGGGGTGAGCCTTCCCCGGCTGTGCCGGCTAGCCTAGCTGCATCTAGAGATGTGACTCACCCTTTGCAACCTTCTCAATCAGAATATTCTGAGCTCTGGGGAAACTTGCCACATAGGAACTGAACTCTCCTCTGTGCCTCCCTGGAGGCTCCCTGAGGGTCCTGTGCTCCTGCACAGCATGGCTCCAGGGGCGCTTGCCTTTTGAGTTTCTGTAAGAGGCTGTGTGATGAGGTGGAGAGAAAGCGTGACTTTACAGCTGGACAGGCCAGGTATACAATCCTGGGCACAACTGCACTCATCAAACTGTgctcatgtatgtgtgtgtgtaaaatgggtTCCTAATCTTATAGGATTGTGGTGATGATTGAACGAGACAGTGTAAATCAAACGTCTGGACCTGGATGAATGTGAGCCCCATTCTTTTTCTGTAGTTCCCTCTTGCTTTTTTCAGGGGCTATTTGTGCCTAGAGTgacccttctccttccttctaaCTTAGGGTTTCTAGTCTTCCATTAATTCGGAAGGCAGAAACCCAAATTGTCAGAACTGTGTCTAAACTAACAGTCAATAAGCCATGAGTAGCTGAATCTTGGGTGTGTGCGTTTTGCAACTGGGGTTCACTTACTCAGAGACCTTTTGTCTTCCCCTTTCTGTTTCTTGTCCTGGGTCTGGCTAACCGAAGTCGTCAGATGATTGAGTTTTCTGAATAGATGAGGCATGGTGGATAAGGCTAAGTGTGccgtattttcttttttcttctgcttttgttaGGCCTCAACCCTGTGGGTCCAGAGTCCCAGATCCGCTACTCCATGACCAATGTGCCCAACATCACTAAGGACTACATTTCCTTGGATATCAGCGTAAGTGCTCCCTTGTCAGCCCTGAGCTGGGGGCTTATTGCCTCTGAGGTCCGTGGGGTCCTGGGACATTCCTAAAAGAGCAGGGATGTTGAAGGGAGAGGAGCCAGAAGGGCATTTAGGGTGTGAGGCTGGACAACATGTGGCATGTGGGGGTGGATGGCATCTGAGAGCCCAGGTTCTATGATGGAACCACCATCCTACTGGGGCACTCCTGCTTTTCTCCTCTCACCACCCACCAACCCCGTAGGCCATTCTTTTCCTACTGGGCAAGCCCATCGTCCTGCCTGTGGATGTCACCCACTTTGTGCTGCCGCCTAACGTGGGTGCTGATGGTGCCATGGCAACCGTGGGCCTCTCCCAGGACCTGTTTGACTCCGCCCTCCTGCTGCTGCAGAAAGCTGGTGCCCTCAACCTGGACATCACAGGGCAGCTGGTGAGGCTCGGACCTGCCGCCAGAGCCTGTGGGACAGGCATGCCCTGCGGCCCAGCCTGGGGAGGCCCCGCAAAGGCCAAATTGTGGGTGGGGCAGCCCAAGTTTTGTGGCTACAGGGTGGCTGTTGCAAAGGTTCAAAGGCGGTTGTGGGGAGGCAACAGGTGGTCTAGCTTGAGGAGTGGCTGCCCTAAAACCTGCCATGACGTGGGGGCTAATTTCAGAAGTCTGAGGACAACCTGCTGAACACCTCTGTGCTGGGCCAGCTCATCCCCGAGGTTGGtgacatttttaatcatttcagggactgagacctgggatcgaggtgGGAGGTTCTCTGGCTGGGGGACCCCTGCTGGCTCTTATCAGTCCCCTGGGGGCTTCGGCATGTGTCCTGACCTCTGCGCCTCCTCCACGTTAGGGGTGGCCCCTTCTCTGCCAGATGttatgctctctccctcctgtgCCTTTGTGGAgctgctgccctctgcctggagggccttctctgcttccttttctcttgtgCATCTTCAAGTCCAAGCTTGGGGGTTGCCTCCTAGGGAAGGACCTCATCCCCCATCTGGTCCAGGAGACTCCTTGAACTCCCACGGCCCCTTAGCGCCCATCCCTCCTGGCACCAATCGCACAGGCTGTGCCCATCTTCATGCCTACCACCCCCTGCAGGCAGGGCATCCCcgagggcaggggcctggggtggctgCACCTCTGTGGCCCAGTCACGGACGAACAGTGGCTTGATCAGGAGCGCCTGAAGCCTGATGAGTGGAGAGCCCACCCAGCCTTTGCCCCTAGgtgccctcctccttctctccctctccactccccaGGTGGCCCGCCGGTTCCCCGAGCCCATGCCTGTGACTCTCAAGGTGCGGCTGGGTGCCACGCCCGTGGCCACACTTCGTACCAACAATGCCACGCTTCAGCTGCAGCCCTTTGTGGAAGTCCAGGCTGTGACCTCCAACTCAGCTTTCCAGTCCCTCTTCTCCTTTGATGTGGTGAGTGAGGTGGGCTGGTGGGGCTGCCTGGGAGGGTGGCAACTCCCAAGATCTCACTTCCTGCCCCACTTTCCCCAGTTGCTCTGCTCTATCCATGGTGGTCTCCCTGCTGTTCCTTCACTGTGCCATGACATTCCTGCCGTAGGCCCTTTGCACGTGCTGTCGGGCACTGTGCCTGGGACACTCTTCCCCTTGCCCTCAGCACGGCTAGCTTCTCCTCatctttcaggtctcagctcagatgTTGTAGCCTTTCTCAGGCAGTCTTCTTAGACCACCCTGAGAAAGATGGTCCCCATCAGCCCTCTCCCTGCTGCCACTCTGCCGTCCTGGCACCTGCTATTAAGGACCCTGGTTACTTTGGCCATTGTtcacctcctcccccagcctctgaggGTTCCTAAGGGCAGAGACCTGGTGTTTGTTCCCTGAGCTGTGTGCAGGGTCTGGTGCATATGGGTGCTCCGCGAACACCTGAGTCAGGCGGGGAGTGGGTGGAAGCTGGTGGCCACCGGAACCTCCTCTGTGGTTCTGTGCTCTTTGACCTTGCTCTCTCTTCGTGCCCAGGTTGTGAACCTGGACCTCCAGCTCTCTGTGTCCAAGGTGAAGCTTCAGGGCACCACATCTGTGCTGGGGTAAGCAAGGACAACCTGCTGAAAACCTCCGGATCCAGCCACCTCAGTGTGTTCCTCTGCAATGGGCCTGCAGCCACTTTATCACAATGTCACCCATTACAGCGTCAGTCAGAGGAGGCTGGGTTGTAGCACATGCGGTATGGTGGGAGGAGGGATCTAGGGGGATATAGGCCTAGTCCTGGCCCTCCTTCGTTTCTTTCAGGGATATCCAGCTCACCGTGCGCTCCTCCAATGTGGGCTTCGTTGATGTGAGTGTGGGGCTGGGGTCTCTAGAGACCCCTCACAGGGTGGGGCAGGTCTTGAGTCCGTGTGCTTGCACACAAGTGCACCTGTACGTGCCACTGTGATTGGGCTTCCACCCAGGGTGCCTGGGGACGTGGCCAGGCGGAGGGCCTACCCATCAGACAATCTGTCCTCGGGCCATCCGGCCGTCAGTCAGCCAGTCAGTCAGCCTTGGTTCTTCAGTGGGGTCAGTCCGCCAAGTGTCGCAGCCAGGTGGCTGAGGACCGGTGGGTCTGAGAATCGCTGGCAGGCCAGTGTCAGATGGCGCTGGCTGCTTCTTCGGCCCCGTGAGGCAGCTGGGTCCCTAGCCACCGTGCTCCATTGGCGGGCCTGTCAGCCAACACGGCCCGCCAGCCTACCCACCAGCGGTCGGTCACCCGCGCTCAGCACCGATGGGCAGCTGGTCACCCGGCATGAGGCAGTCTGTCAGCCGCCCGTTGGCCACGCAGTGGCAGCCAGGAGCGCGTCTAGGGTCCTCTCAGGGGGCGGTTTCTGGGGACCAGATGCTCTGATGGCTGACTGGGGTGTCCTGCCCCCCCCgcctctgctctctgtgtctgtctgtgtctgctGTGTTACGTGCGGCCCACCTGTCCGTCTCTCCCGGCCCCTCGCTGGGGCGGGCCCACGGCCCCTGGCTCCCTGACTACATGGCTGCAGACAAATCAGATGCGCCCACTCATGGACACCGTGTTCAAGAGGCCCCTGCTGGATCACCTCAATGGTGAGCCCTGCCCTCCGCGCCAGGTGGCCCCGTGGCCCCCTCCTGACCCACACCTGCTCCAGGCTCCCTTCCGGCCATCCTCCGCGCTGCCCGGGCTCTGAGGTTAAGAGGGTTCCCACTCTCTTAGCTTTTCAGTTCTTATTCCTCCCCAAGACTGTTTTCCCTTCTGTAAAGCGAGTACAGTAATATTGGCTCCCACCCCCGGCCGTCTGTGGGACTCCGTGTCATGATGCGCACGAGGAGCTCAGCATGGCGTGGGCCTCCCATGGTGCTCCACTGAGGCCCCCCCATAATGAACTTggtttctccttcccctcctgcagcTCTCTTGGGCATGGGGATCACCCTCCCCAGCATGGTCAACCTGTACTACATCAACCCTGAGGTCTTTGTCTATGAGGTAAGAGCCTATGGGTGTGACCACATGGgcttcctccatccttcctccccctcGTCGTCCCTCCCTGCTGGTACACACAGTGGGGTCTCAGggtcagccaggcctgggggtgTCCCCTGTTCCTGCTGAGACCAGGCCATGACTCCTTAGCTGTCATGAGATGGAAAATTTAGGATGTGCAGAGACACTGGTGCAAAGGTCTCACCCACCCTTTAGTCCTCATCAGGTATCATGCCAGGCCATAATCGGGGGGTTCAGTCATCCCATGATCTGGGCCTTGGGGTGCCCTTTGGTGTCTGAGGAAGATGACAGAGGAACTTCCAGTTTTGTGCAAAACCTCTGCAGGCTGGACAAGGGAAGAAGGCTTCCCGACCCTTCTAAAGTCACTTTCCCTGATGAGAAATTGTGGGCCTAGGGTGAGACCCTACAACTTCTCTCTGTTTCACCTGGGATATACAATGATAATATTCTTTCTATTCACTCAACAAGGCATGTAGGACAGAAAGCTTAGCCCAGGTCTCTGCAGCCTAACATCTGTGTGTTATTCATATTCCCTGAGTGGGACCCACTAATGTTTTCCCAGGGATGACGCCTTTGTTGCTGAAGAACTATGGTCCCAAGGCATTTGAGTgatccaccctccaccctccaaaAAAGGAACAATAGGCTCATGTTGGAGCATGGGCTCTTAGTGGGAACTTCCCCCCGAGACTCTCCCAAACAGGCACCGTCAGTGGCTGACTCACCCTGGTACTCACAAATCCAGTCAACTGGGTCCAAAGTCAAGGGTCCCTAGACCAGCACTGCCCAGAACAATGTGGGAGAGTTCTGGGA belongs to Canis lupus familiaris isolate Mischka breed German Shepherd chromosome 24, alternate assembly UU_Cfam_GSD_1.0, whole genome shotgun sequence and includes:
- the BPIFB2 gene encoding BPI fold-containing family B member 2, with protein sequence MAMAQAYRLDLLLALLLPVVGALMPGTVVRLNEAVLSYVSEIGTAPLQQALRVTVPYFLDWNEEVHQPTRIQTLNVHVPHFHLKFIADFGVRMLVAANFTFKVFRVPEPLKLVLPVVLLADAQVAQGSIRTPVVSISACFALFNSAAVLDGSTSVAPGLLVLVQNHIKAVLRNKLCLSISNLVQGLNVHLGTLIGLNPVGPESQIRYSMTNVPNITKDYISLDISAILFLLGKPIVLPVDVTHFVLPPNVGADGAMATVGLSQDLFDSALLLLQKAGALNLDITGQLKSEDNLLNTSVLGQLIPEVARRFPEPMPVTLKVRLGATPVATLRTNNATLQLQPFVEVQAVTSNSAFQSLFSFDVVVNLDLQLSVSKVKLQGTTSVLGDIQLTVRSSNVGFVDTNQMRPLMDTVFKRPLLDHLNALLGMGITLPSMVNLYYINPEVFVYEGYVVISSGLLYQR